GATCGGACCCCAGGTGCCCGGGTGTGTCCAGCCGTTGTGACCGGCGGCGTCAATGCCGAAGACCAGGGCGACAAGAGCCAGCGTGATCGTGATCGCGCCGGGAACATCAAGCTTCGGACGGGCGTCGGACGCCGGCTCGCGCAGGACGAAGGGTGCGATGATGATCACGGCAACGGCGACGACGACATTGATGAAGAAGGCCCAGCGCCACGACACAGCACCGGTGAGCAGACCACCGAGGACGGAACCAGCGGTGAAGCCGGCGGCCATGAGTGCTCCGTTGAGGCCGAGCGCCTTCGAGCGGGCGGGGCCCTCCGGGAACATGGTCGTCATCAGCGACAACGCGGCGGGAATGACCATGGCACTGGCGATACCCTGGCCGACGCGGGCGGCGATCAGGAGGACGGGCTCGGTGGCCAGTCCGCCGGCGAGCGAGGAGATGCCGAGCAGGACGATGCCGATCATGAACAGCTTCTTGCGACCGAAGAGGTCGGCCACGCGACCGAAGAACAGGGTGAACCCTGCGGCGCACAGTGCGAAGGCGGTGACGATCCACTGCAGGGAGGCAGTGGCGAAACCGAGCTCAGAGCCGATGTGCGGCAGAGCCACATTCAGGATCGAGAAGTCCACCGCGAGGGTGAAGTTGGCGGTCAGCAGGACGACCATCGCGATCTTCTGCGCGGCAGTGAAGCGTTCTGTGGGGGACGGGGTGGGTGGAGGTGCTGTCTCTGTGTTTCT
The genomic region above belongs to Corynebacterium glyciniphilum AJ 3170 and contains:
- a CDS encoding MFS transporter → MRNTETAPPPTPSPTERFTAAQKIAMVVLLTANFTLAVDFSILNVALPHIGSELGFATASLQWIVTAFALCAAGFTLFFGRVADLFGRKKLFMIGIVLLGISSLAGGLATEPVLLIAARVGQGIASAMVIPAALSLMTTMFPEGPARSKALGLNGALMAAGFTAGSVLGGLLTGAVSWRWAFFINVVVAVAVIIIAPFVLREPASDARPKLDVPGAITITLALVALVFGIDAAGHNGWTHPGTWGPILAAVILVAVFLAIEGRVKEPLVAPSLLKRSNIGWGNTAGLLAFGTFTSLVFLLTLYLQQILGYSAIAAGLILGVLGIGTVIGGLIAPRVIGMTNPKTAIVIGLLVQAAATAPLAFAGESHGWLVPLLILTFLGGVANLVAIVGYTVTSTAGVPAHQQGLATGLVTMSQQVGIALGTPVMSAIATGMVAATLLPGLQLAIGVNAAIALVAAILLGAFLHLPKEKESSETAPEAVPLAA